Proteins found in one Pseudoxanthomonas sp. SL93 genomic segment:
- the lapB gene encoding lipopolysaccharide assembly protein LapB, with protein MDFLTEWFWFFLFLPLAALSGWVIGRRGGQRHGDTQVSRLSSTYFRGLNYLLNEQPDKAIELFLHIAELDKETFETQVALGHLFRRRGEVDRAIRLHQGLVQRTDLSDAQKVQALLALGEDYMRSGLLDRAETVFSDLARIDQRAPQALKHLIGIYQSERDWEKAIENAMRYEEVTGEAMGKLVAQFECELAERHRTANNTEAALAAVARAYQADAGSVRAGIIEGRIETDAGRHESAIRAFERAARHDPDYLPEVLPSLLANYEQGGDLSGARAFLSEMCEHYRGIAPVLALTKLVESQDGVAAARAYLARQLKDRPSVRGEAALIDLTLAEGADPSATLHDLKHITDQLLVRNPSYRCTRCGFGARTHHWQCPSCKEWGTVKPLLNYAVV; from the coding sequence ATGGATTTCCTGACCGAGTGGTTCTGGTTCTTCCTGTTCCTGCCCCTGGCCGCACTCAGCGGCTGGGTGATCGGCCGTCGCGGCGGGCAGCGCCATGGCGACACTCAGGTGAGCCGCCTGTCCAGCACGTACTTCCGTGGCCTCAACTACCTGTTGAACGAGCAGCCGGACAAGGCCATCGAGCTTTTCCTGCATATCGCAGAACTGGACAAGGAAACGTTCGAAACCCAGGTCGCCCTTGGCCACCTGTTCCGCCGGCGCGGTGAAGTGGATCGCGCCATCCGCCTGCATCAGGGGCTCGTGCAGCGCACGGACCTGAGCGATGCACAGAAAGTCCAGGCCTTGCTTGCACTGGGCGAGGATTACATGCGCTCCGGCCTGCTTGACCGCGCCGAGACTGTCTTCAGTGATCTGGCCCGGATCGATCAGCGCGCACCGCAGGCGCTGAAACACCTGATCGGCATCTACCAGTCCGAGCGCGACTGGGAAAAAGCCATCGAAAACGCGATGCGCTACGAGGAAGTCACCGGCGAAGCCATGGGCAAGCTGGTGGCCCAGTTCGAATGCGAGCTGGCCGAGCGCCACCGCACCGCCAACAATACCGAAGCCGCGCTCGCGGCCGTGGCCCGCGCCTACCAGGCCGATGCCGGCAGCGTGCGCGCCGGCATCATCGAAGGACGCATCGAAACGGATGCGGGCCGCCACGAATCGGCCATCCGGGCTTTCGAGCGCGCCGCCCGGCATGACCCGGACTACCTGCCGGAAGTGCTTCCCAGCCTGCTGGCCAACTACGAGCAGGGCGGTGATCTGTCGGGCGCCCGGGCGTTCCTGTCCGAGATGTGCGAGCACTACCGCGGCATCGCGCCGGTGCTGGCGCTGACGAAGCTGGTCGAAAGCCAGGACGGCGTCGCGGCGGCGCGAGCCTATCTGGCCCGCCAGTTGAAGGATCGTCCGTCCGTGCGCGGTGAAGCGGCCCTGATCGACCTGACGCTGGCGGAGGGCGCCGATCCCTCGGCCACGTTGCACGACCTGAAGCACATCACCGACCAGTTGCTGGTCCGCAATCCCAGCTACCGCTGCACCCGTTGCGGATTCGGGGCGCGCACCCACCACTGGCAGTGTCCCAGCTGCAAGGAGTGGGGCACCGTCAAGCCGCTGCTCAATTACGCGGTGGTGTAG
- a CDS encoding glycosyltransferase family 4 protein, producing MPSWTSWLLLHFIAAVAGTWLARHYALRGNLLDQPGERRSHTVATPRGGGIAIVLAVVAGGLWLVFRGSHGLLLPAFLAGLLLVAGIGWWDDHRPLSPWSRLVVQALAAGLLAWGVWHDSGDWAGVLIAFGAAVVLVNVWNFMDGINGLATSQAVIASTAFAFALPGAWGLMGAGLLAACLGFLPFNFPRARIFLGDVGSGALGYVLAALLAAGWADSTVPWPLLCLPLCAFLVDAGFTLLGRMLKGERWWTPHVTHLYQAAARRYGHVVTTVIYGAFGGVTLLLTYLLSQEPVPTTLVVTSGVYLAALLLWVRLRRGVGG from the coding sequence GTGCCTTCCTGGACGTCCTGGCTGCTGCTCCATTTCATCGCAGCCGTCGCCGGCACCTGGCTGGCTCGCCACTACGCGCTTCGGGGCAATCTGCTCGATCAGCCGGGTGAGCGACGCAGCCATACCGTAGCGACCCCTCGCGGGGGCGGGATCGCCATCGTGCTGGCCGTAGTCGCGGGCGGGTTGTGGCTGGTGTTCCGTGGCTCGCACGGACTACTCCTTCCCGCGTTTCTTGCCGGGTTGCTGCTGGTGGCCGGCATCGGCTGGTGGGATGACCATCGCCCTCTGTCCCCGTGGTCCCGCCTGGTGGTGCAGGCCCTTGCAGCGGGCCTGTTGGCCTGGGGCGTCTGGCACGACAGCGGGGATTGGGCCGGTGTGCTCATCGCATTCGGTGCCGCCGTGGTGCTGGTGAATGTCTGGAATTTCATGGACGGCATCAATGGCCTGGCGACCAGCCAGGCCGTGATAGCCTCCACGGCCTTTGCTTTTGCCCTGCCGGGGGCCTGGGGACTGATGGGGGCGGGCCTGCTCGCCGCCTGCCTGGGGTTCCTGCCGTTCAACTTCCCGCGTGCCCGGATTTTCCTGGGGGATGTGGGAAGCGGGGCACTGGGCTACGTGCTGGCTGCGTTGCTGGCGGCGGGCTGGGCTGACTCGACCGTACCTTGGCCGCTGCTGTGCCTGCCGCTCTGTGCCTTTCTTGTCGACGCGGGCTTCACATTGCTGGGGCGCATGCTGAAAGGCGAACGCTGGTGGACCCCCCATGTGACCCATCTCTACCAGGCTGCGGCCCGCCGATACGGGCACGTGGTCACAACCGTGATTTACGGAGCGTTTGGCGGTGTTACTTTACTGTTAACCTATCTGCTGTCGCAGGAACCCGTCCCGACAACGCTCGTCGTGACGTCAGGCGTGTATCTGGCGGCACTGCTGTTATGGGTCAGGTTGCGCAGGGGAGTTGGTGGCTAG
- a CDS encoding nucleoside-diphosphate sugar epimerase/dehydratase has translation MNSWRDRMSGMMPRFLVAAHDLTMVWLCWQVLHRLRYAMVAQPPEFPLWSNEILIVLLGQGLVFWWMGLYRGLWRFASLPDLWNIVKACALGFLAVVVGLFFYNRFGSTPRAVLGFYPFALVGFLGLPRLVYRAWKDSQAQRTNETASRVVILGAGRAGEALVRELRRTGVYHPVAFLDDAVRLQGSKLQGIPVLGGLENAAAVARETAARMLVIAMPSLDAPAMQRVVAICESTGLPFRMVPRLVNVLEGQAMPGDLKEVAIEDLLGRKSVTPDWKLIRGWLGGRTVMVTGAGGSIGSELCRQCARHGAQRIALLEIDELALITIQGDLQRAFPDLEVLPVLGNCGDPAVIDYALRMAEPDAVFHAAAYKQVPLLEQHLREAVGNNVLATETVARACRDAGVSTFVLISTDKAVDPANVLGATKRLAEMACQALDDNRSTTRYVTVRFGNVLDSAGSVVPLFREQIRKGGPVTVTDPDVTRYFMTIPEACQLILQAASGAAHASIYTLDMGEPVPIRLLAEQMIRLAGKQPGRDIAIVYTGLRPGEKLHETLFHEEERYRPTSHSKIMQAVAREVSSDFIDMALQRLKAAHARYDTAELQELLRVAVPEFTPRPNEAEAASATIVAFPGREARRIR, from the coding sequence ATGAATTCCTGGCGGGACCGAATGAGCGGCATGATGCCGCGGTTCCTCGTAGCTGCCCACGACCTGACCATGGTCTGGTTGTGCTGGCAGGTGTTGCACCGTCTGCGCTATGCGATGGTGGCACAGCCGCCCGAATTCCCCCTGTGGTCCAACGAAATCCTCATCGTCCTGCTCGGACAGGGGCTGGTGTTCTGGTGGATGGGCCTTTATCGCGGGTTGTGGCGATTTGCGAGCCTGCCGGACCTGTGGAACATCGTGAAGGCCTGCGCGCTGGGTTTCCTTGCCGTGGTGGTGGGGCTCTTCTTCTATAACCGTTTCGGCTCCACGCCGCGGGCCGTGCTGGGCTTCTACCCGTTCGCGCTGGTCGGTTTCCTCGGTCTGCCCCGGCTGGTCTACCGCGCCTGGAAGGACAGCCAGGCACAGCGGACCAACGAGACCGCTTCCCGCGTGGTGATCCTGGGGGCCGGCCGGGCCGGCGAGGCCCTGGTACGGGAGCTGCGCCGTACCGGTGTCTATCACCCGGTGGCGTTCCTGGACGATGCCGTGCGACTGCAGGGTTCCAAGCTGCAGGGGATTCCCGTGCTGGGCGGGCTGGAGAATGCCGCCGCCGTGGCACGCGAGACGGCCGCCCGCATGCTCGTCATTGCGATGCCGTCGCTGGATGCGCCTGCGATGCAGCGCGTGGTGGCCATCTGCGAAAGCACCGGTCTTCCGTTCCGGATGGTGCCGCGCCTGGTCAATGTGCTCGAAGGCCAGGCGATGCCGGGCGACCTGAAAGAAGTCGCCATCGAGGATCTGCTGGGCCGCAAGTCGGTCACGCCGGACTGGAAACTGATCCGCGGCTGGCTGGGCGGTCGCACGGTCATGGTGACCGGTGCCGGTGGCTCGATCGGTTCCGAACTGTGCCGCCAGTGCGCGCGGCATGGTGCCCAGCGCATCGCATTGCTGGAGATCGACGAACTGGCGCTGATCACCATCCAGGGCGATCTGCAGCGCGCGTTCCCCGATCTCGAAGTGTTGCCGGTTCTGGGCAATTGTGGCGATCCAGCCGTGATCGACTATGCCCTGCGCATGGCCGAACCCGACGCGGTCTTCCACGCGGCGGCGTACAAGCAGGTGCCGTTGCTGGAGCAGCATCTGCGTGAAGCGGTCGGCAACAACGTGCTGGCCACCGAGACGGTGGCGCGCGCCTGTCGCGATGCTGGTGTTTCGACGTTCGTCCTCATCTCGACCGACAAGGCCGTGGACCCCGCCAATGTGCTGGGCGCGACCAAGCGGCTGGCAGAGATGGCCTGCCAGGCGCTGGATGACAACCGTTCCACGACGCGCTACGTGACCGTCCGTTTCGGCAACGTGCTGGACTCCGCGGGCAGCGTCGTGCCGTTGTTCCGCGAACAGATCCGCAAGGGTGGCCCTGTCACCGTCACCGATCCCGACGTGACGCGTTACTTCATGACCATTCCCGAAGCCTGCCAGCTGATTCTGCAGGCGGCCTCGGGGGCAGCGCATGCCTCGATCTACACGTTGGACATGGGCGAGCCCGTGCCGATCCGGCTGCTGGCAGAACAGATGATCCGTCTCGCCGGCAAGCAGCCGGGCCGGGACATCGCCATCGTGTATACGGGCCTGCGCCCCGGCGAGAAACTCCACGAGACGCTGTTCCACGAGGAAGAGCGTTATCGGCCGACGTCCCATTCGAAGATCATGCAGGCGGTCGCGCGCGAGGTGTCGTCGGATTTCATCGACATGGCCCTGCAACGCCTGAAAGCGGCGCATGCGCGCTACGACACCGCGGAACTGCAGGAACTGCTGCGCGTCGCGGTGCCCGAGTTCACGCCCCGCCCGAACGAAGCAGAGGCGGCATCGGCTACCATCGTCGCCTTCCCCGGTCGCGAAGCACGCAGGATCCGATGA
- the galU gene encoding UTP--glucose-1-phosphate uridylyltransferase GalU produces MTQRIRKAVFPVAGLGTRFLPATKTVPKEMLPIIDRPLIQYAVDEAVEAGCDTLIFVTNRYKHAVADYFDKAYELEQKLERAGKHEQLELVRNVLPSHVRAVFVTQAEALGLGHAVLCAKPIVGDEPFAVLLPDDLIWNRGPGALKQMADAAETTGASIIAVQDVPQDQTGSYGIVATDAFTGREGRIRAIVEKPKPEVAPSNLAVVGRYVLDSRIFALLENTVPGAGGEIQLTDAIAALLSEKPVHAYRFKGTRFDCGTHIGLIEATIRYALDHEKLSDAARIMMQDALNELGVQELE; encoded by the coding sequence ATGACACAGCGCATCCGAAAGGCCGTCTTCCCCGTGGCGGGTCTGGGTACCCGCTTCCTGCCCGCGACCAAGACCGTGCCCAAGGAGATGCTGCCGATCATCGATCGGCCGCTGATTCAGTACGCGGTCGACGAGGCGGTGGAGGCCGGCTGCGACACCCTGATCTTCGTCACCAACCGCTACAAGCATGCGGTTGCCGACTACTTCGACAAGGCCTACGAGCTCGAGCAGAAGCTTGAGCGGGCCGGCAAGCATGAGCAGCTCGAGCTGGTGCGCAATGTACTGCCGAGCCATGTGCGCGCTGTCTTCGTGACCCAGGCCGAGGCCCTTGGCCTGGGCCATGCCGTCCTCTGCGCGAAGCCGATCGTGGGAGACGAACCGTTCGCGGTCCTGCTGCCCGACGACCTGATCTGGAACCGCGGACCCGGTGCACTGAAGCAGATGGCCGACGCCGCCGAAACGACCGGCGCCAGCATCATCGCGGTGCAGGATGTGCCGCAAGACCAGACGGGCAGCTATGGCATCGTGGCCACCGACGCCTTCACCGGCAGGGAAGGGCGCATCCGCGCCATCGTGGAGAAACCGAAGCCCGAGGTTGCGCCCAGCAACCTGGCCGTCGTCGGCCGCTATGTGCTTGACTCGCGCATCTTCGCCCTGCTCGAGAACACCGTACCCGGCGCCGGCGGCGAGATCCAGCTGACGGATGCCATCGCGGCACTCCTGTCGGAAAAGCCCGTGCATGCGTATCGCTTCAAGGGCACGCGCTTCGACTGCGGTACCCACATCGGTCTCATCGAGGCGACCATCCGCTACGCACTCGACCACGAGAAGCTCAGCGACGCCGCCCGCATCATGATGCAGGACGCATTGAACGAACTGGGCGTGCAGGAACTCGAGTAA
- a CDS encoding FAD-binding oxidoreductase — protein sequence MSATDTSGAGYYLDTAGETPPSPVLQGSMDASVCIIGGGFAGLNTALGLAERGIPHVVLLEAEATGHGASGRNGGFVFGGFSRGEDALLRELGAQRARALYEGTTDAVELIRERIRRHAIACDDTHAGIIWANWFKDPEVLRCRQRLLADHYAQDWRWMPREMLRSQIRTHRYHDGLFEPGAFHFHPLKYARGIARVAQEQGVSLFARSPATSLARDGAGWRVATPQGQVRARHVVLACGGYLAGLHRRVDAGVLPIATYVMVTEPLHARMQDALTTQAAVYDTRFAFDYYRPLPDTRLLWGGRISVRDRSAGAVRRLLYRDMLKVFPQLEGVHIDHAWSGLMSYARHQMPQVGRVEDGLWLAQAFGGHGVAPTTLAGEVIASAIAHEDPRWREFADYGLVSALKPAGFVGAQLGYWWAEFKDAWKDRMERR from the coding sequence ATGTCCGCAACCGACACATCCGGGGCCGGCTACTATCTCGATACGGCGGGCGAGACTCCACCCTCGCCTGTCCTGCAGGGGAGCATGGACGCGTCGGTCTGCATCATCGGCGGCGGGTTCGCCGGGCTCAATACCGCGCTCGGACTCGCGGAACGGGGCATCCCGCATGTCGTCCTGCTTGAGGCGGAAGCGACGGGGCATGGCGCTTCCGGCCGCAACGGCGGCTTCGTTTTCGGGGGCTTCTCACGGGGTGAGGACGCGCTGCTGCGGGAACTGGGCGCCCAGCGTGCCAGGGCGCTCTATGAAGGCACGACGGATGCTGTCGAACTGATCCGCGAGCGCATCAGGCGCCATGCCATCGCCTGCGACGACACGCACGCCGGCATCATCTGGGCCAACTGGTTCAAGGATCCTGAGGTATTGCGGTGCCGGCAGCGCCTGCTGGCGGACCATTACGCTCAGGACTGGCGCTGGATGCCCCGGGAAATGCTGCGGAGCCAGATCCGGACGCATCGTTACCACGACGGCCTGTTTGAACCGGGCGCCTTCCATTTTCATCCACTGAAGTACGCGCGCGGGATTGCGCGCGTGGCACAGGAGCAGGGGGTTTCGCTGTTCGCGCGCTCGCCGGCGACATCGCTGGCGCGGGACGGTGCGGGTTGGCGCGTGGCCACGCCGCAGGGGCAGGTGAGGGCACGTCATGTCGTCCTGGCCTGTGGCGGCTATCTTGCCGGCCTGCATCGTCGCGTGGATGCGGGCGTGCTGCCCATCGCTACCTACGTGATGGTGACCGAACCCCTGCATGCACGCATGCAGGACGCGCTCACAACGCAGGCCGCGGTCTACGACACGCGGTTCGCCTTCGACTATTACCGTCCGCTACCCGACACAAGATTGCTGTGGGGCGGGCGCATCTCCGTGCGCGACCGGTCCGCCGGAGCGGTCCGCAGGCTGCTTTATCGGGACATGTTGAAGGTGTTTCCCCAGCTCGAAGGCGTCCACATCGACCATGCGTGGTCGGGGTTGATGAGTTACGCCCGCCACCAGATGCCGCAGGTGGGGCGCGTTGAGGACGGGCTGTGGCTTGCGCAGGCGTTCGGGGGGCATGGCGTGGCCCCGACCACGCTGGCCGGTGAGGTCATCGCCAGTGCCATCGCCCATGAGGATCCGCGCTGGCGCGAGTTCGCGGACTATGGTCTCGTTTCCGCTCTGAAGCCGGCGGGTTTCGTTGGCGCGCAGCTCGGCTACTGGTGGGCCGAGTTCAAGGATGCATGGAAAGACAGGATGGAACGCAGGTGA
- a CDS encoding tRNA-binding protein: MTAMQDPIEWADFERVALCVGTVMKVEAFPQARKPAWKLWVDFGPHGTRKTSAQIVSLYSAEDLVGRQIVGVINFPPKQIGGFLSEFLLTGFHTDAGVVITTVERPVPNGTRMA, translated from the coding sequence ATGACGGCAATGCAGGATCCCATCGAATGGGCCGACTTCGAACGGGTCGCGTTATGCGTGGGGACGGTGATGAAGGTCGAGGCCTTCCCGCAGGCGCGCAAACCGGCGTGGAAGCTCTGGGTGGACTTCGGGCCGCATGGCACCAGGAAGACCAGCGCGCAGATCGTCAGTCTCTATTCGGCGGAGGATCTGGTCGGGCGGCAGATCGTCGGCGTCATCAATTTCCCGCCGAAGCAGATCGGCGGATTCCTGTCGGAGTTCCTGCTGACCGGCTTCCACACAGACGCCGGCGTGGTCATCACCACCGTGGAGCGCCCGGTGCCGAATGGTACGCGGATGGCGTGA
- a CDS encoding acetyl-CoA C-acyltransferase, giving the protein MSKQIQEAYIVAATRTPVGKAPKGVFRNTRPDDMLAHVLKSVVAQAPGIDLGRIDDAIIGCAMPEGEQGMNVARIGLLLAGLPNTIAAQTINRFCSSGLQAVAMAADQIRLGNADLMLAGGTESMSMVPMMGNKVAMAPSVFDNDHVAIAYGMGITAEKVAEEWKISREEQDAFAVASHQKALAAQAAGEFKDEISPYEVISRQPDLAGNTVRLKKLLVEQDEGPRADTSLEGLAKLRTVFRNPQFGGTVTAGTSSQMSDGAAGVLLASEQAIKDYGLTPLARFVSFSVAGVRPEVMGIGPIAAIPKALKQAGLTKDQLDWIELNEAFAAQALAVIRDSDLDPSKINPLGGAIALGHPLGATGAIRTATIVHGMRRRQQKYGMVTMCIGTGMGAAGIFESL; this is encoded by the coding sequence ATGAGCAAGCAGATCCAAGAAGCCTACATCGTCGCCGCCACCCGCACGCCGGTCGGCAAGGCGCCGAAGGGCGTATTCCGCAACACCCGTCCGGACGACATGCTGGCGCACGTGCTGAAGTCCGTCGTCGCGCAGGCCCCGGGCATCGACCTCGGCCGCATCGATGACGCCATCATCGGCTGCGCCATGCCCGAGGGCGAGCAAGGCATGAACGTGGCGCGCATCGGCCTGCTGCTGGCGGGCCTGCCCAACACGATCGCCGCGCAGACCATCAACCGCTTCTGCTCGTCCGGCCTGCAGGCCGTGGCGATGGCGGCCGACCAGATCCGTCTGGGCAACGCCGACCTGATGCTGGCCGGCGGCACCGAGAGCATGAGCATGGTGCCGATGATGGGCAACAAAGTCGCCATGGCGCCGAGCGTGTTCGACAACGACCACGTTGCGATCGCCTACGGCATGGGCATCACCGCCGAGAAGGTGGCCGAGGAATGGAAGATCTCGCGCGAGGAACAGGACGCCTTCGCCGTCGCCTCGCACCAGAAGGCCCTGGCCGCGCAGGCCGCGGGCGAGTTCAAGGACGAGATCAGTCCCTACGAAGTGATCTCGCGCCAGCCCGACCTGGCCGGCAACACCGTTCGCCTGAAGAAACTGCTGGTCGAACAGGATGAAGGCCCGCGTGCGGACACGTCGCTGGAAGGCCTGGCCAAGCTGCGGACCGTGTTCCGCAATCCGCAGTTCGGCGGCACCGTCACTGCCGGTACCTCGTCGCAGATGAGCGATGGCGCCGCCGGCGTGCTGCTGGCCTCGGAGCAGGCGATCAAGGATTACGGCCTGACCCCGCTCGCCCGTTTCGTCAGCTTCTCGGTCGCCGGCGTGCGTCCTGAAGTGATGGGCATCGGCCCGATCGCCGCGATTCCGAAGGCCCTGAAGCAGGCCGGCCTGACCAAGGACCAGCTGGACTGGATCGAGCTCAACGAAGCGTTCGCCGCGCAGGCGCTGGCGGTGATCCGCGACAGCGACCTTGATCCTTCGAAGATCAATCCCCTGGGCGGCGCCATCGCCCTCGGCCATCCGCTGGGCGCCACCGGTGCGATCCGCACCGCCACCATCGTCCACGGCATGCGCCGTCGTCAGCAGAAGTACGGCATGGTCACCATGTGCATCGGCACCGGCATGGGTGCGGCGGGCATCTTCGAGTCGCTCTGA